The Deinococcus malanensis DNA segment TACCTGCGCCGTACTGTCCACGCACCGCCACACTGCCCACCCGGCCCCGGGGAATCGGTTTGACCGCCCTCAGCACCTTGACCTTCTCGTCGCGGATGGCGTCGGCGTCAAAAGCGGCCGGCGCCTCCATGGCTGTCAGGGCAAACAGCTGCATCAGGTGGTTTTGCAGCATGTCCCGGACCACACCCGCTTCCTCGTAGTAGCCGGCGCGGCCCTCCAGGCCCAGGTCCTCGGAGGCCGTGATCTGCACGTGATCCACAAAACTGCGGCTCCAGAGCGGTTCAAAGATGGCGTTTCCAAAGCGGATCGCCATCAGGTTCTGTACCGTCTCCTTGCCCAGGTAATGGTCGATGCGGTAGACCTGCGACTCGTCCCAGACCTGATGGATGGTGTCGTTGAGCTCGCGGGCGCTGTCCAGGTCATGCCCGAATGGTTTTTCGATGACCAGCCGGCGCCAGCCCTCGGACTGCCTGGACAGTCCCAGGCGCCCCAGGCCGTTGCTGATCGGCTCGAACAGGCTGGGCGGCGTGGACAGGTAGAACAGGGCATTCTTGCGCCCGCCGTAGGCTTCCTGGGCGCGGTCGAGTTCCAGCCGGACCCGGTCGTACACGTCGTCCTCGGCAAATTCACCGAACTCGTAGTACAGCAGCTCCCGGAATTTCTCCAGGCTGCCGGGCTGAATCGCGTCTGTTTCCTTGCTTTCCTTCAGGGCGCCAATGGCCAGGTCCTTGAAGGCCTCGTCGGTCATCTCCTGCCGGCCCACCCCCACGATGTTGAAGGCACTGCCCAGCAACCCGTCCTGCCACAGCCCGAAAACCGCCGGCAGCAGCTTGCGCTTGGCCAGGTCGCCGGTCACACCGAAAATCACCAGGGTGGTCGGCTCAGGCGCGCGGTTGCGCCGCATACCTGTGCGAAAAGGGTTCTGACCGTCGGCGCCAGCTGCCGGCACACGCGCCCGCGATTTGGTGACCCGGCTGGTCTTGGCGGGTGCCTTCTCGGCCCTGGCAGGCGTCTTGTGGGTCGCCGCAGCCTTTCCGGAGGCGGCCTTCTGAGCGCTAGCCGTGGACCGGGCCGCCCCAGATGTCCTTGTTTTTGTTGCTTTGGCCGGGGTTTTCTTTTCTTTCGAAGTGCTCTGCGTGCCGCTCGCCGTGCTGGCCCTGGGCTTTTTAGGTGTGGTCATTCCTCACCCTTGACCCGCTGCTGGCCGCTTTCGCCCAGCTGCTGTTCGGCGCTCTGGCCCTGGCTGGGGGCGTGGGCCGCCGCCACAGGGATGTTCTCGGGCGCGGCTGCCCGGGGGTCTTCTCCGGCGTGGATTTCCGGCACCAGGCTTTCCTGCTTGGTGGCCTCCAGCACCTTGACCGCGTGGCCCCCGAAGGCGCGGCGCATGGCGCTGAGCATCTGCCCAGCGTAGCTGACTTCCTGCTGCGAGCGGAAACGCATCTGGGTGGCCAGCGTGATCACCGGCGTCGGCACACCCAGCTCGATCGAGTCGATGATGGTCCAGCGGCCCTCGCCACTGTCGGCCACGTAGTCCGAGAGCTGGTCGAAATCGGCGCTGTTCTGCAGGGCCTCGGCGGTCAGGTCCAGCAGCCAGGAGCGCACCACGCTGCCGTGACGCCACAGCTCAGCGATCTGGGCCATGTCCAGGTTGAAGGTCTTGTGGGCCTTCATCAGCTCGAAGCCCTCGGCGTAGGCCTGCATCATGCCGTACTCGATGCCGTTGTGGACCATCTTGACGTAGTGCCCCGAGCCGCTTGGGCCCATGCGCCCCCAGCCACGGTCCGGCGCGGGCGCCAGGGTCTCGAAAATGGGCCGCAGCCTTTCTACGGCTTCTTCGGGACCGCCGATCATCATGGCGTAGCCTTCCTTCAGGCCCCAGATCCCGCCTGAAGTGCCCACGTCCACGAAGTGCAGCCCGCGCGCGCCCAGTTCCTCGGCGCGGCGCTGGGTGTCCTTGAAGTTGCTGTTGCCGCCGTCAATCACGATGTCGCCGGGGGCGAGACGCGAGGCCAGATCATCCAGCACGCTCTGGGTGATCTGGCCCGCAGGCACCATGACCCATACGGCGCGGGTGCCCGGCTCGCCGAGCGAAGCGATGAACTCGTCCATGTCCTGGGTGCCGGTTGCGCCGTGCTGGCGGATGTTGTTCAGGGCGTCCTCGCTGCGGTCGTGCCCGACCACCTGATGCCCGCCCTGCAGCAGTCGCAACACCATATTCCCGCCCATCTTGCCCAGTCCGATCATGCCTAGTTTCATGGAGAACCTCCCAGAGAGTGGAACCGCTTCCAGGCCCCACCCGAGTCATGAGGCGCATCATACGCGCCCGGGGCGCGCTGGTCCGCCACGTCCCGTAGGCAATCGGCGCGCCGGGAAGGTGGCTGCCGGGACGAATTACGCCCCCGGCGGGTGCTAGCGTGGCGGTATGACCGCTTCCGCTCTCAGCGTCCACACCGGGGTTCTGGACAAGGCCGCCCGGGGTGAGCGCCTGAATGCCGCCGAGATCGAGGCGCTGTACCATCTGCCGCTGCCGGACGTGGCGGCCGTGGCGCACGGCCTGCGCCTGCAGCGCCGTGACCCGCAGCTGGTGTCGTTCCTGATCGACCGGAACATCAACTACACCAACATCTGCAACGTGGGCTGCAACTTCTGCGCGTTCTACCGCACGCGCCGCCAGGGCGACAGCTACACGCTTGACCATGGGCAGATCAGCCACAAGATCCGTGAGCTCGAAGAGGTCGGGGGAACGCGCATCCTGCTGCAGGGGGGCGTCAACCCGGAACTCGGACTGGACTACTACATTGGCCTGCTGCGGCACGTCAAGGCAAACCACCCGACCATTCGCATCGACGCCTTTTCGCCCGAAGAAGTACTGTTCATGGAAAAGACCTTCGGCCTGAGCCTGGATGATCTGCTTGATACCCTGATCGGAGCGGGTCTGGACGGTCTTCCCGGTGCGGGCGGAGAGATTCTGGAGGACGACGTGCGGGCCAGGGCGGCGCCCGCGCGTATCCGCAGCGACGACTGGTTCCGGATTATCGACGCGGCGCAGCGCAAGGGGCTGTACACCATTTCCACCATGGTGATCGGCTTCGGTGAGACCTACGCCCAGCGCACCGCACACCTGCTCAAGATCCGTGAGCAGCAGGACCACGCGAACGCCAGCTACGCTGGCAACGGGTTTTCCGGCTTCGCCATGTGGACCCTGCAGACCGAACACACCCGCCTGCATGGCAAGGCGCCAGGCGCCACCGCGCACGAGTACCTGCAGCAACTGGCCATTGCCCGCATCGCGCTGGACAACGTGCCGAACATCCAGGCCTCGTGGCCGGCCCAGGGCTTCAAGGTCGCCCAGGCTGCTCTGTACTACGGCGCCAACGACCTGGGCAGCACCATGCTGGAGGAGAATGTCGTTTCGGCCGCCGCGGGCCACGACCGCCACAGCGCCACAGTGCGCGAGCTGATCCGTAGTGCCGTGGACGCGGGATTTATCCCAGTGATCCGCAACAGCCGCTTTGAGATCATCGAGCGCCCGGACGTGGAGGCTTACCTGCAGCGCACGGCAGCCAATCCAGAGGCTGAACGCGCGGTGGGCGCGGTCTAGAGCCGCCGCCGAACAGATGCTCTCTTTCTGACTGGAAAGAGTAGATCCTGCCGAGCACAGTGGAGCCACCAAGACCCTCCAGCTTCAGGCAGCAGGCGATCAGCAGAAAAGCGGGACGGGCTTGGCTCCCGTCCCGCCTGCTATTTATGCAGCGTAATGCTGTTCGAAGAGCAGCGCCTGCTCCAGGTCGCACAGGGCCCGCTCGTACAGTTGATGATCAAGCCTGGGCACGGCAGCCAGAAAGGTCGCCGCGTCCTGAAGGCTGCTGTGGGTGCTGTGATGCTGCCAGCCCTCGCCTTCTACCACCAGACGCACGCGGCCAAACTGCACGAGAAATCTCACGCGGCCTGTGTTCGTCCGCGTGTCGCTGAAATGACGGATGACGTTCATGACCGCAGCATAGGCCCGGAGCCTGACGGGCACATCCGCCAAATTGATGAATGGCTTGGGAACCGTCCCGTGATTGGTAATCCGCAACCGTCAGCGCGACTGATCGTTGCTGCGGCTTTTTTCGTCGGCGCGGCGGCGCAGTTCGCTGGCCAGGTCGCTGAAATCCTGAGCATTGGGCAGCACCCGGCGGCTCTGGTTTTTGGCCTCCTGGATGACCTTGACCTGCTCCACGCGCGAGACCGGCGGCAGCCCTTCGCGACGGCGCTCGAAATAGTTTTGCGCCATGTGGCCCAGGGCAAACGTCCAGCCGTACACCGCCGGGGCGGTGATCAGACCGCCGATGACCGGCAGGGCCATTTTGGCCAGCCCGCGCATGACCTGTCGCGCCGCCAGACCGTAGGCGAAGGTCACTCCAAGTTCACGTGCAATGTCCGAGGCCCGCTCTGGCGTGATGTCAAAGCCATAGATCTTGCCGATATGCAGCACCATCTTGGCCTGCACCGGGGTAATCAGCAGCATGTCGGCAAAAGGAATCGGCTCGACGGCAATGGCACCCGACAGCAGGGCGGCACTCTTGATGACTTCCTCAACGTTCTCTTCCAGGCTGAGTTCCGGGTCCACGTCGAAATTAAAGTTATCCATCACTTGCTTGACCAGCGGCGGCAACATGAGGCGAGTGTACCTGCCCTCCGGACGCGCGCGTGAGGCGGACGTGAATGCGGGGTTACCTTCTCCGGCACCTGAAAAGGGGAAACGCGCCCGGCTGGACGCGTCTCACGAAGTCGGAGAGTTGGAGGACCCGGCGGAGCTCAGCGTTTCCAGCGCACGCCGTCCTTGGTGTCTTCGACCGTCACGCCGACCCGCGCCAGGGTATCCCGCAGTTCGTCGGCCTGGGCGTATTGCTTGCTCAGGCGGTAGTGCTGGCGCGCCTTGAGGACCAGCTCCATCAGGGTATCCACCACCTGGGTGTCGTCCTGACGCTCGCTGGCGGAGGCATGGAACAGGCCCAGGACTCCGCCGCCCAGCGCAAAGTAGGCGTCCTGAACGCGTTTCAGGGTGTCCTGGCCGACCGGTCCGGCTGCCAGCGCCCCGTTGACGTCGCCGGTCAGACCGAACAGCGCCGCTACCGCTTTGGGGGTGTTGAAGTCGTCGCGCAGCGCGTCCTCGAAGGCCTGGATATGCGCGTGCACGCGGGCGTCGAGGGCCTCGGTGGCTCCAGCCGGGGCGCCCTGCAGGCGGCGGCCGACCTCGTGCAGGGTCTCGGTCAGGCGGCGGTAGCCGTTCCTGGCCGACTCGAAGGCTTCCTCGCTGAACTCGGTCACCGAGCGGTAGTGGCTGCCCACCAGCAGAAAGCGCACCACCATGGGGTCATGCTCCCCCAGCAGATCGGCAATGGTCGTGAAGTTGCCCTTGGACTTGGACATCTTCTCGCCGCCGATGGTCAGCATGTTGTTGTGCATCCAGTAGCGCGCGAACGCGTGCCCGGCCGCCTCGCTCTGGGCAATCTCAGCCTCGTGGTGCGGGAACTGCAGGTCCAGACCACCGCCGTGAATGTCGAAGCCCTCGCCCAGATACTTGAGGCTCATGGCGCTGCACTCGATATGCCAGCCGGGAAAGCCCACACCCCAGGGCGACTCCCAGCGCATGATGTGGCCCGCCTCGGCGCGCTTCCACAGGGCAAAGTCACGTGGGTCGCGCTTCTCCTCGCGCACGGCCTCGCGCGTACCTTCCTCCTGCTCGTCAAGTCTCCTGCCCGACAGCTTGCCGTACTCCGGCCAGCTGCGCACATCGAAATACACGCTGCCCTGCGACTCGTAGGCATGGCCGCGTTCGATCAGCTCCTCGATCAGCCGGATCTGCTCGGTAATGTGGCCGGTCGCGCGCGGGTTGATGCTGGGCTTGAGAATATTCAGCGCTTCCATGTCACGCACAAAGGACCAGAAGTACTTGTCGGCCACCTCCATGGGCTCAAGCTGCTCGAGCGCCGCGCGTTTGGCGATCTTGTCCTCGCCCTCGTCCGCGTCGTTCTGCAGGTGGCCGACGTCCGTGATGTTGGCCACGTAGCGCACCTGATACCCCAGGTGCAGAAAGGCCCGGCGGATCACGTCGAAGGCGACTTCCTTCTTGGCGTGGCCCAGATGGGCGTCGGAGTACACCGTGGGACCGCACAGGTACATGCCCACGCGACCGGGTGTGGTCGGCGAGAAGCGCACCTTCTGGCGCTGCAGGGTGTCGTACAGAAAGATGTTCGGGTCCGGCTCACGGGATTCGGGACGGGGAATCATGGCGCTCCTTGGGCAGAGGGAAAGGGCAATAAAAAAGCCGCGCCATGTCCACAGGGGAAAGGGCGCGGCGCAGCGAGGAAGCGTTGCTTACCGCGTTGAGGGGCAACACAGGGCTGTCATGGCCGCTAGTGTAGCAGAGGGCCGCTGAGGGGCTGAGCGGGCAGCTCCGGACGCGTGATCGCCCGGGAGCGCAGTGAAGCCACCAGCGTGGCGGTAAACGCCCGAATGATCGGCAGGCCCGCGCGGTGAGGCAACACTCCCAGGGCCAGGGGGCGCATCAGCGGCTGCGGCAGAGGCAGGGCCACCAGTCCTGGTGGAAGAGGCAGCAGCGCCAGGCGCGGCATGACGGTCACGCCCAGCCCATGGCTGACCAGGCCCAGCGTCACGCTGTCCTGGGTAATGGGAAAGACCCCGGCCGTGCTGACGCCTTGGCTGGCCAGGTAGCGCAGCACCCGAAGGTGGCACGAATCACGCTCCGGAGGCAGATACAGCGCCTGCGTGCTCAGTTCGGAGAGGGTGACCCCATGGGTCCCGCGCGAGGCTGGCGCCACGAACAGGTACTCGTCCTGGGCCAGAGGCGTCAGGTGCAGTTCGGTTGACTCGTCCTCCACGACCACGGCCGCGTCCGAGTGCCCGGAGAGCACCGCGCGGGTGCCGCCTCCACACGACTCACTCTCCGAATCGATCAGGCTGACGCTCACCCCCGGGTGAAGATCCCGGAAGGCCGCCAGGGCTGCTGGCAGCAGATGCGTGGCTGCCGAGCGGTATGACGCGACCCGCAGCCTTCCGCTGAGCGCACCGTCGTCCTGCGCCGCCAGGACGGCATCTGTCGCTGCCTGTACGGCCGAGCGGGCGTGCAGCAGCACCCGCTCACCTGCTGGGGTCGGATGCGTGCCGGACGGTCCGCGCCGCAGCAGGGGGCGCCCGACCAGATCCTCCAGCTTGCCGACCGCCTCGCTGAGGCTGGACTGCGACACCCCCAGGTCAGCCGCCGCTTCCGAAAACCCGCCCGCATCGGCCACCGCCAGCAGGGCGCGCAGCTGCGACAGCGTGGGCTGAGCGTGAGGAGTGCGGCGTGTCATGAGCACATTCTAGGCTGGTCGCTGCAGCCTCCCCATCGGCAAAGCCGATACAGGCTGGACGCTGAGCCGCCCCGTACCGATGTCCTACCGAGCCTGCGAGGGCGCACTGTGAAGCCATGACCACCTTCCAGCCGGCCCGCACTTCCCACCCCTCCCTGGCCCGCGCTGAGCAGGCCGCGCAGCGTGACGAACGGTTGTTCGGAACCTGGGTTATGGAAGTCTCAACCCCGCAGGGCACCCTCACCGCGCCTCAGCTTCAGGACTGGGAAGTACGGGCATGGCCGGTGGCCCGGCTGGGAGACCTGACCCTGGAGGTCCGCCCCTTATGCCCCTACCTGGACGAGAACGATCTGTGCGCCGAGTTGCGCCGCGGCGGGTATCAGGTGCTGGGTCCGGTGCGGGCACGTCGCCCGGAGTGAAGGCCTGACAGCTATCACTACAGCAGGTATAAGGTGGAAACTCTCGACTGCTGTGGGGCGAAAGGCGCGAATGACCGCGTCAGACGCCGGTTGGAACGAAATTCACGGGAGGAGCGCACTCCTGCCCGGATAGCGGCATACCTATGTCAGACCCGTTCGTCGACCGACACCACTTCACCGAGCCCATGGGCACCCAGACGGGCGATGAATCCCGCCTCTTCGTAATAGGCCATTCCACTGTCCATGGCCAGCGCCTGTTTGCCCGCGTAGAGCAGCGGCGTGCCTGCACCGCGCGCCGGGCCGTACAGGTGCTCGTCGCGCAGGACATAGACCGGAGTATGACCGTGCACCAGCCTCAGCGCCCCGAAGGTGCGCAGGGTCTGGGCCGCCACCTCCTCGCCGCCGGTGAGCACAAAGGCATGACGCTCGGCGAAAGCATTCAGGAATTCGCCCCAGGCGTCCGCGTCCAGCTCTGACAGCAGCGAGGCCACCCGGGCGTTGACCGGCTCGACCGCGCCACCCAGCCGCAGGTACATCCGGCTGTCGGCATGCATCAGCAGCCAGGGCCCCGCACGGCCCAGCACCGGCCGCGCCGACAGCCAGTTCAGATCGTCGGCGTCCAGTCCATTCGCGTCACGCTCAAGACCGCCGTTCTGGGCCCAGTACTCGTAAAAGCCCAGGCGGTCACGGGGGTCCTGCGCCCGGAAGCGCATGGCCGCCAGAAACATCACCTCGTGGTTGCCCAGCAGCGCCGTGACCCGGCCCCCGTCCTGCGGCGCCTGGGCTTCGAGCGCCCGCACAAGGTGGACCACTCCGGCGCCGTCCGGACCACGGTCGAGGTAGTCGCCCAGAAACACCAGGTGGGCGTCACGTCCGGTCCAGCTGCCCTCAGCGTCGATCAGGCCAGCGGCCCGCAGCATGTAGCGCAGCTTGTCGTACGCGCCGTGGACATCTCCAACCACCCACAGCTCACTCAAGGCCGGCTCCCGGGGTACGAAACAGGGTCTGGAGGTAGAAGGGCGTCGCTGCCGAGAGGGGCTGCGGCAGATCACCCAGCGGCCAGAACCTTGCCTCGGCTGCGTCATCTCCAGCCTGGAGTTCGCTGGTCCTGACCAGAGTTGCCTGGTACACCACCGTCACCCAGTCCACGGTGTTGCTGTCCGGATAGGTGTGCTGATGCTCGGGGCCACTGAACACGCCCAGCAGTGTAACGTTCTTCACGTCCAGCTGAAGTCCGGTCTCTTCAGACAGCTCCCGGCAGGCGGCCGCCTCGACCCGTTCGCCGGGGTTTACTGCGCCCCCGGGCAGGTCCCAGCAGCCATTGTCCTTGCGGCGGACCAGCAGCAGTTGCCCCGCAGACACGACCGCGACGCCAGCACCGACCCGCAGGGCCAGCTGCGGCACTCAGCGTCCTTTGCTGATTTCACCAGCGGCTGCAGGCTGATCCTCACCCGGCTGGCCCTGATCTTCCTCCGACCCGGAAGGCAGCGTGCGCCAGCGCGTCATGCGGTCGGTGATGTCCTCCTGCAGGCGGCGCACATTGCCTTCCAGGCTGGACTTGGCCCCGTCGAGCTCGTGGCGGAGGCGCATGATTTCTTCGACCCCGGCGAGATTGACGCCGAGTTCCTGGGTCAGGCGGCGGATCTCACGCAGGTGGTCGATGTCGCGCTCGCTGTACAGCCGCGTCTTGCCGCTGCTGCGCCCGGGGCGGATCAGCTGCTTGCGCTCGTAGAGGCGCAGCGTCTGCGGGTGCATGTCCACCAGCTCGGCGGCAATCGAGATGACATACACCGGGCGGTCTTTGGGATCAAGCTGGCCATTGGGGGCAGGCAGGGCCTTGGGGCGTGACTGCTGTTCACGAAGCTCGCCCTCGATGCGCTCGATTTCGGCCTCGAACTCGCCCTGCAGGTCGTCGAGCTCGTGTTGCAGGCGCATAACCTCTTCGACACCAGCGAGATTGACGCCGAGTTCCTGGGTCAGGCGGCGGATCTCACGCAGGTGGTCGATGTCGCGCTCGCTGTACAGCCGCGTCTTACCGTTGCTCCGCCCGGGGCGGATCAGGCCCTTGCGTTCGTACAGGCGCAGCGTCTGGGGATGCATATCCACCAGTTCGGCCGCCACCGAGATGACGTACACCGGACGATGCTTGGGATCAGAGGCCATAAGTTGACTTGAGTATACCTGAAGCAAGGTTTCTGACCCGAATACCCGCGTGAATGTGACGCGTGGACGCTGCACCACGCAGGCCAGCCGGTCCGGACAGGGGTGAGGCGGCTCACCGTATCATCGGGCCCATGACCAGCCCAGATCTGTCGTCCCTTCTGAACCGTGAGCAGGCGCAGGAGGAACTGTTCGACCTGCTGCGCATTCCCAGCGTCAGCGCCGACCCTGCCTACCAGGCCGAGGTCGCGAGAGCCGCCGAATGGCTGCGGCGCAAGCTCTCGGGTATGGGCTTCACCGCCCGAGTGGACCAGACACCCAAGCATCCCATCGTGTATGCCGAGCGCCTGACCGACCCGGCCCAGCCCACCGTGCTGATCTACGGTCACTATGATGTCCAGCCCGAAGCGCCCCTGGAAGAGTGGCTCACGCCGCCGTTCGAGCCTTCCGTGCGCGAAGGGCGCATCTACGCGCGCGGCAGCACCGACGACAAGGGACAGGCCTTTGCGCATGTCAAGGGCGTCGAACTGCTGCTTTCGCAGGGTGAACTGCCGGTCAACGTGAAGTTCCTGCTCGAGGGTGAGGAGGAGATCGGCAGTCCCAGCATCATTCCCTACCTGCAGGCCCACAGGGACAAACTGAAGGCCGACGTGATCGTGGTCAGCGACGGCAGCCGGTTTGCCCCGGACGTGCCCACCATCACCTACGGCGTGCGTGGCCTGAGCTACGTGGAGATCCACGTGCAGGGCGCCAACCGCGACCTGCATAGCGGCAGCTACGGCGGCGCGGCGCCCAACCCTATCAACGCGCTGTGCGAGATCATCGCAAAACTGAAGGATGACCGGGGCCGCATTACCATTCCCGGCTTCTACGACGGCATCGAGGAACTGACCGAGCAGGAGCGGGCCATGTGGGCCTCCCTGCCGCACAGCGACGAGGAGTTTGCGGCGTCCATCGGTGTTCCGGCGCTTCCGGGGGAGGCCGGATACAGCGTGCTGGAGCGCATCTGGGGCCGGCCGACGCTGGACGTCAACGGCATCTGGGGCGGGTACCAGGGCGAGGGCAGCAAGACCGTCATTGCTGCCAAGGCCGGCGCCAAGGTCAGCATGCGTCTGGTGCCGGGGCAGGACCCCGACCGCATTACCCAGCTGATCACCGAGTACGTGCCCCAGATCGCCCCGGCGGGTGTCAAAGCCGAGGTGCGCGGGCACCACGGTGGGCAGCCAGTCAAGTTCAAGACCGACAGCCCGGCCATCCAGGCAGCCAACCGTGCCCTGCACCGGGTGTACGGTCGGGAAGCCGTGTTTGCCCGTACCGGCGGCAGCATTCCGATTGTGGCGGCGTTCAGCGACATCCTGCAGACCGAGGTGCTGTTCGTGGACTTCGGGCTGAATGAGGACGCCCCCCACAGCCCCAACGAGAGCTTCGCCCTGCAGGACTACCATAACGGCATCCTGACCAGCGCCTACCTGCTGCAGGAACTCGCCCGGTCCTCGTGAGGCTCGGGTTCCTGGCCTCGCACGGTGGCAGCGCCGCGCGGCACATCACGGCGGCCTGCGTGTCTGGTGAGCTCAGCGCCACGCCGGTGGCCCTGCTCAGCAACAACAGCCGCTCGCCTGCACTGGCCTGGGCGCACGAAGCCGGGCTGGCCTCGGTGCACCTGAGCAGCGCAAAGCTGCCGGACCCCAACATGCTGGACTCCGCCATGCTGGACTTCTTCACGCAGGCGCGGGTGGACACGCTGGTCCTCAGCGGGTACATGCGTGAGCTTGGACCGCGGCTGCTCTCGCACTACGCCGGGCGCACGGTGAATATCCACCCCAGCCTGCTGCCCCGCCACGGGGGCCGGGGCATGTACGGCGACCGCGTACACGAGGCGGTGCTGGCCAGCGGCGACACCGAAAGCGGCGCGACCGTTCATCTGGTGACATCGGGCATTGACGAGGGGCCAGTGCTGGCCCAGACCAGAGTGCCGGTTGTGCCGGGCGATACACTGGAAACCCTCAAGGCCCGGGTGCAGGCCGTGGAAGGTGGCCTGATGCTGCGGGCACTGAAACAGCTGGCCTGAAAAGCGCGTGGAGCGTGCCGCCGCAGACTTCGGCTCTGCGGCGGCACGCACCTGCTGTCCTCATCGGTCCTATGCTGACCGGTATGAAACGCAAGGTCCATGATCTGCGCGCCTGGAGCCGGTCGGCGCGGCACGAACAGCTGGTGCTCCACCTGCCCGGTCATGTGATTGTCGATTACACGGCGCACGAGGTCGTGCGTCCGCTGGACGTGCCGTTCGGGGGCCGGGTGATCCGGGTGCTGGACCACGGCTACCGCTGGGTTCGTGTGCATCCTACTGGCAGTGGCGGCGGGGTCATGGGTGACGCCCTGACTGCCCAGCTCGACGGGGACGGCCTCCCCCGGCAGCTGTACGTCGACGTGCATGGTGGCGAAGGCGTGGGCGAGGACGGCCTGCCCTGGATCGATGACCTGTATCTGGACGTCATCGGCAACTGGGTGGTTGGGCCCGAATGTCCGGGACGTGTCACGGAAACGCACATCATCGATGGTGATGAGCTGGAAGACGCGGTGCGGGATGGGCGGATGACGGCCGCGCAGGCTGAAGCCACCTGGGCGCATGCCCGTGCGGTGGAGTCTGCCCTGTGCGCCGGCACCTACCCGCCTCTGGCGGTGCTGCGACGCTATCTGGAAGACCCGTACACCTGAGCAGCCTCTCACTTGAACCCGGTCTAAAAATTCGCCACACTGCACCCATGACTGCGCGTACCCTGCCTGCCCCCGCTGTGGACGCCGTGAAGGCTGCCCTGCATGCCATTCCCATGAACG contains these protein-coding regions:
- the hspR gene encoding heat shock protein transcriptional repressor HspR, fused homodimer type, whose amino-acid sequence is MASDPKHRPVYVISVAAELVDMHPQTLRLYERKGLIRPGRSNGKTRLYSERDIDHLREIRRLTQELGVNLAGVEEVMRLQHELDDLQGEFEAEIERIEGELREQQSRPKALPAPNGQLDPKDRPVYVISIAAELVDMHPQTLRLYERKQLIRPGRSSGKTRLYSERDIDHLREIRRLTQELGVNLAGVEEIMRLRHELDGAKSSLEGNVRRLQEDITDRMTRWRTLPSGSEEDQGQPGEDQPAAAGEISKGR
- a CDS encoding dipeptidase; translated protein: MTSPDLSSLLNREQAQEELFDLLRIPSVSADPAYQAEVARAAEWLRRKLSGMGFTARVDQTPKHPIVYAERLTDPAQPTVLIYGHYDVQPEAPLEEWLTPPFEPSVREGRIYARGSTDDKGQAFAHVKGVELLLSQGELPVNVKFLLEGEEEIGSPSIIPYLQAHRDKLKADVIVVSDGSRFAPDVPTITYGVRGLSYVEIHVQGANRDLHSGSYGGAAPNPINALCEIIAKLKDDRGRITIPGFYDGIEELTEQERAMWASLPHSDEEFAASIGVPALPGEAGYSVLERIWGRPTLDVNGIWGGYQGEGSKTVIAAKAGAKVSMRLVPGQDPDRITQLITEYVPQIAPAGVKAEVRGHHGGQPVKFKTDSPAIQAANRALHRVYGREAVFARTGGSIPIVAAFSDILQTEVLFVDFGLNEDAPHSPNESFALQDYHNGILTSAYLLQELARSS
- the purN gene encoding phosphoribosylglycinamide formyltransferase, with protein sequence MRLGFLASHGGSAARHITAACVSGELSATPVALLSNNSRSPALAWAHEAGLASVHLSSAKLPDPNMLDSAMLDFFTQARVDTLVLSGYMRELGPRLLSHYAGRTVNIHPSLLPRHGGRGMYGDRVHEAVLASGDTESGATVHLVTSGIDEGPVLAQTRVPVVPGDTLETLKARVQAVEGGLMLRALKQLA
- a CDS encoding DUF402 domain-containing protein, translated to MKRKVHDLRAWSRSARHEQLVLHLPGHVIVDYTAHEVVRPLDVPFGGRVIRVLDHGYRWVRVHPTGSGGGVMGDALTAQLDGDGLPRQLYVDVHGGEGVGEDGLPWIDDLYLDVIGNWVVGPECPGRVTETHIIDGDELEDAVRDGRMTAAQAEATWAHARAVESALCAGTYPPLAVLRRYLEDPYT